From Phragmites australis chromosome 5, lpPhrAust1.1, whole genome shotgun sequence, a single genomic window includes:
- the LOC133918558 gene encoding bZIP transcription factor TGA10-like isoform X5 — MSHDVVGYDLSNRHGDMETPLVEWNYVNRDGSSGTPSTSDQQEGPRTRDAKTLRRLAQNREAARKSRLRKKAYIQNLETSRIRLSQLEQELHRSRAQGAVFGGGALSGGITGLSPEAAWFDAEHARWQEEHGKLTRHLRAALDEEHAAAPAVADAQLRQLVDAAAAHHGVLVELKAAVARADAFHLVSGAWVSTAERCFLWIGGFRPSALIKLVVRHAEPLTEQQAVGVCNAQQWAREAEAALDHELQAMHRSVSEAVSSDAASLLCPDSDVPGYIATMSLAIRKLASLEAFVRQADVLRLQTLHRLPQILTARQSARCFLAIADYSHRLRALSELWLSRPRRIQP, encoded by the exons ATGTCTCATGACGTCGTCGGTTACGATCTCTCCAATCGCCATGGAGACATGGAGACACCTCTAGTTGAATGGAATTACGTCAAT AGAGATGGGAGCAGCGGCACGCCGTCGACTTCGGACCAACAGGAGGGGCCCAGAACGCGGGACGCCAAGACGCTGAGAAGACTTGCTCAGAACAGGGAGGCTGCAAGGAAAAGCAGGCTCAGAAAAAAG GCTTACATTCAAAATCTAGAGACAAGCAGGATCAGGCTGTCCCAGCTGGAGCAGGAGTTGCACAGATCTAGAGCTCAG GGAGCCGTTTTTGGTGGTGGAGCTCTTTCTGGTGGCATTACTGGACTAAGCCCAG AGGCGGCATGGTTCGACGCGGAGCACGCGAGGTGGCAGGAGGAGCACGGCAAGCTGACGCGCCACCTGCGGGCGGCGTTGGATGAGGAGCACGCGGCAGCTCCGGCGGTGGCGGACGCGCAGCTGCGGCAGCTGGTGGACGCGGCCGCGGCGCACCATGGCGTCCTGGTGGAGCTGAAGGCTGCCGTCGCGAGGGCCGACGCGTTCCACCTCGTGTCCGGGGCGTGGGTGTCCACCGCCGAGCGCTGCTTCCTCTGGATCGGCGGCTTCCGCCCATCGGCCCTCATCAAG ctagTGGTCCGGCACGCGGAGCCTCTGACGGAGCAGCAGGCGGTGGGCGTCTGCAACGCGCAGCAGTGGGCGAGGGAGGCTGAGGCGGCGCTGGACCACGAGCTGCAGGCGATGCACCGCTCCGTCTCCGAGGCCGTCTCCTCCGACGCAGCGTCGCTGCTCTGCCCCGACTCCGACGTGCCCGGCTACATAGCCACCATGTCCCTCGCCATCCGCAAGCTCGCCTCCCTCGAAGCCTTCGTCAGACAA GCTGACGTGCTGAGGCTGCAGACGCTGCACCGGCTGCCGCAGATCCTGACGGCGCGGCAGTCGGCGCGGTGCTTCCTCGCCATCGCCGACTACTCCCACCGTCTCCGCGCGCTCAGCGAGCTCTGGCTCTCCCGGCCGCGCCGGATCCAGCCATAG